A window of the Oryza brachyantha chromosome 5, ObraRS2, whole genome shotgun sequence genome harbors these coding sequences:
- the LOC102712082 gene encoding heat shock 70 kDa protein 15-like, with amino-acid sequence MSVVGFDLGNESCIVAVARLRGIDVVLNEESKRETPAVVCFGDKQRFIGTAGAASSTMNPRNSISQIKRLLGRSFADPELQRDLGSFPFRVSEGLGGYPLVHARYLGEDRAFTPTQLLAMVLSNLKGIAEGNLNCAVVDCCIGIPAYFTDLQRRAVAEAATIVGLRSLRLFHETTATALAYGIYKTDLPENDWLNVAFIDVGHASMQVSIVGYKKGQLNMLSHAYDRSLGGRDFDDVLFKHFAEKFKDEYKIDVYQNARACIRLRVACEKLKKMLSANPEAPLNIECLMDEKDVRGFIKREEFEQISAPVLQRVKGPLEKALSEAGLTTENVHFVEVVGSGSRVPAIIKIITEFFGKEPRRTMNASECVARGCALQCAILSPTFKVRDFEVNDRFPFSIVLSPKPDSENTESQQTLAFPKGSPVPSAITATFFRSNTFTVDVVNVCDDDLQMAPNIISTYTIGPFQSSKFKKAELNVKACLDIHGIVSVESAMMLEEEVEVPVASTNETVKDATKMDTDDAPTDPASGTGGNMEESKCAADAHGAAENGGPDSEETSSPMDTDAKVEPPKKNVKRISVPVFGLVYGAMGAEELEKAVENEYEMALQDRVMEETKEKKNAVEAYVYDMRNKLYDKYNDFVMPEYKDELIAKLQEVEDWLYEDGEDETKGVYIAKLEELKLVGDPIEIRYKEWTERGSAIAQLVHCIKSFRDAALSDNRAFDHIDMSEKQKVIDECSDAEIWLIEKSQQQDVLPKHADPVLFISDIKKKAEALDRLCKPIMTKPKPAPTKPQTPPPPPPPTETPATPEPQTPEQQQQQQSDGAGEAGEPTSVGGAQDQEPAAEQMDTDKPDGSAEPSA; translated from the exons ATGAGCGTGGTGGGGTTCGACCTCGGCAATGAGAGCTGCATCGTCGCCGTGGCGCGGCTGCGGGGCATCGACGTGGTGCTCAACGAGGAGTCCAAGCGGGAGACCCCCGCCGTCGTCTGCTTCGGGGACAAGCAGCGGTTCATCGGCACCGCGGGGGCGGCCTCCTCCACCATGAACCCTAGGAACTCCATCTCGCAGATCAAGCGCCTGCTGGGCCGCAGCTTCGCCGACCCCGAGCTGCAGCGGGACCTCGGCTCCTTCCCGTTCCGCGTCTCCGAGGGCCTCGGCGGATACCCGCTCGTCCACGCCAGGTATCTCGGAGAGGACCGGGCTTTCACCCCCACGCAGCTGCTTGCCATGGTGCTCTCCAACCTCAAGGGCATCGCTGAGGGCAATCTGAACTGCGCGGTTGTCGATTGCTGTATTGGTATCCCGGCGTACTTCACTGATCTGCAGCGTAGGGCTGTTGCGGAGGCTGCCACTATCGTGGGTCTCCGGTCACTGCGTCTGTTCCACGAGACGACCGCCACGGCTTTGGCTTATGGGATCTACAAGACTGATCTCCCAGAGAACGATTGGTTGAATGTGGCATTCATCGATGTTGGGCATGCTAGCATGCAGGTTAGCATTGTCGGGTACAAGAAAGGGCAGCTCAACATGCTCTCGCATGCATATGATCGGTCTCTTGGCGGGAGAGACTTCGATGATGTCCTATTTAAGCACTTTGCGgaaaaatttaaagatgaGTACAAAATAGACGTCTACCAGAATGCCCGTGCTTGCATTAGGCTGCGCGTGGCGTGCGAAAAGCTCAAGAAGATGCTGAGCGCCAATCCGGAGGCACCACTAAACATTGAGTGCTTGATGGATGAGAAGGATGTTCGGGGGTTTATTAAAAGGGAGGAGTTTGAACAGATCAGCGCCCCTGTGCTACAACGTGTGAAGGGCCCACTGGAGAAGGCCTTGTCTGAAGCTGGCTTAACGACAGAAAACGTGCACTTTGTTGAGGTTGTTGGATCAGGCTCTCGTGTCCCTGCAATAATCAAGATAATCACCGAATTTTTTGGAAAGGAACCAAGGAGGACTATGAATGCAAGTGAATGTGTTGCCCGGGGATGCGCTCTTCAGTGTGCTATTCTTAGCCCCACTTTCAAAGTGCGGGATTTTGAG GTTAATGACAGGTTCCCGTTCTCAATTGTTTTGTCACCAAAACCAGATTCTGAGAACACTGAATCCCAGCAGACTCTTGCATTCCCGAAAGGAAGCCCAGTTCCTAGTGCCATAACTGCGACCTTCTTTAGGTCCAATACATTCACAGTTGATGTTGTGAATGTCTGTGATGATGATTTGCAAATGGCACCAAACATAATAAGCACATATACA ATTGGCCCTTTCCAGTCCAGCAAATTTAAGAAGGCAGAACTGAATGTGAAAGCATGTCTCGACATCCATGGGATAGTCTCTGTTGAATCAGCAATG ATGCTGGAGGAGGAAGTGGAAGTTCCAGTAGCAAGTACGAATGAGACAGTAAAGGATGCTACTAAAATGGATACAGATGATGCACCAACTGACCCTGCTTCTGGAACTGGTGGGAATATGGAGGAGTCTAAATGTGCTGCAGATGCTCATGGTGCTGCAGAAAATGGGGGACCAGATTCTGAGGAAACTTCTTCTCCGATGGATACTGATGCCAAG gTTGAGCCACCGAAAAAGAATGTTAAGAGAATTAGTGTTCCAGTTTTTGGATTGGTCTATGGTGCAATGGGGGCTGAAGAATTGGAGAAAGCTGTTGAGAATGAGTATGAAATGGCTCTTCAGGACAGAGTAATGGAAGAAAccaaggagaaaaagaatgcTGTTGAGGCTTATGTTTATGACATGCGTAACAAG CTATATGACAAGTACAACGATTTTGTCATGCCTGAGTACAAGGACGAGTTAATTGCCAAGCTTCAGGAGGTTGAGGATTGGCTATatgaagatggtgaagatGAGACAAAAGGGGTTTATATTGCAAAGCTCGAAGAACTTAAATTG GTTGGTGATCCTATTGAGATCCGCTACAAAGAGTGGACAGAAAGAGGCTCTGCTATTGCCCAGCTCGTACACTGCATCAAGAGTTTTAGAGATGCTGCATTGTCTGATAATCGTGCATTTGATCACATCGACATgtcagaaaaacaaaag GTCATTGACGAGTGTTCAGACGCAGAGATCTGGCTAATAGAGAAAAGTCAGCAACAGGATGTTCTACCAAAGCATGCTGATCCTGTCCTCTTTATTTCTGACATAAAGAAGAAGGCTGAAGCACTTGACAG GTTGTGCAAACCGATTATGACAAAGCCAAAGCCAGCACCAACAAAGCCACAGAccccgcctccacctccccctccgACTGAAACCCCAGCAACACCTGAGCCTCAAACAcctgagcagcagcagcagcagcaatcaGATGGTGCTGGTGAAGCTGGCGAGCCAACAAGCGTAGGAGGCGCTCAGGATCAGGAGCCTGCTGCCGAGCAAATGGACACAGACAAACCGGATGGTTCCGCTGAACCATCGGCATAA
- the LOC102710700 gene encoding noroxomaritidine synthase 3-like, translating to MGGALRSFLLSYPEFLLAAACFLAFSAIRRARSARRRAEAAPVSWPVVGMLPFVVSNAGHILDAAAGALRELGGTFMFRGPWLVGADFLVTCDPAVLHHCLVANFGNYDKGRDFAEMFDVVGDGLLVADAAAWPPQRQTAATVFTSAAFRSYVVSTVERQARRLLVPFLDHHAAGAAGRCVVELEDVFMRFSLDVSYAVAFAADLDSLSLANAAAPYPPFGEATRVTGEAVLFRHIAPTGLWKLMRWLNVGVERRMAESRAVLDEVVYREIASRKSRPLAVAGDDLLSMYMASPSDPAMTDEQKDRSLRDTAVGFMFAAKDLIAAALAWLFYMICTHPHVEAKILDELKSLRPTAADDDGAPVVFDSDTLRSATYLHAAVLETLRLFPSAPFEEKEAAGDDVLPGGTTVAKGTRVVFCLYAMGRIEGIWGGDCREFRPERWLTAGGKVRHEPSYKFAAFNAGPRSCLGKDLGLSNIKIAAAAVVYNFRVELVGGHVVEPKDSVVLHTKNGLLVRVKRREAA from the coding sequence ATGGGCGGCGCCCTGCGgagcttcctcctctcctacCCGGagttcctcctcgccgccgcgtgctTCCTCGCCTTCTCGGCCAtccgccgcgcgcgctccgcccggcggcgcgccgaggcggcgccggtgagCTGGCCGGTGGTCGGCATGCTGCCGTTCGTTGTCAGCAACGCCGGCCACatcctcgacgccgccgccggcgcgctccGCGAGCTCGGCGGCACGTTCATGTTCCGCGGCCCGTggctcgtcggcgccgacTTCCTCGTCACCTGCGACCCGGCCGTCCTCCACCACTGCCTCGTCGCTAACTTCGGCAACTACGACAAGGGCCGCGACTTCGCCGAGATGTTcgacgtcgtcggcgacgggcTGCTGgtggcggacgcggcggcgtggccgccGCAGCGGCAGACCGCCGCGACCGTCTTCACCTCCGCCGCGTTCCGGTCCTACGTGGTGTCCACCGTCGAGAGGCaggcgcggcggctgctggTGCCGTTCCTCGACCACCACGCCGCCGGGGCGGCAGGGCGGTGCGTCGTCGAGCTCGAGGACGTGTTCATGCGGTTCTCGCTCGACGTGTCGTACGCCGtcgcgttcgccgccgacctcgACTCGCTGTCGCTCgccaacgccgccgcgccgtacCCGCCGttcggcgaggcgacgagggtCACCGGCGAGGCCGTTCTGTTCCGGCACATCGCGCCGACGGGGCTGTGGAAGCTAATGAGGTGGCTCAACGTCGGCGTCGAGAGGAGGATGGCCGAGTCCAGAGCGGTGCTCGACGAGGTCGTCTACCGCGAGATCGCCAGCCGGAAGTCGcgcccgctcgccgtcgccggagacgaCCTGCTGTCCATGTACATGGCATCGCCCAGCGACCCCGCCATGACTGACGAGCAGAAGGACCGTTCGCTCCGGGACACCGCCGTCGGCTTCATGTTCGCGGCCAAGGACCTCATCGCCGCGGCGCTCGCCTGGCTCTTCTACATGATCTGCACGCACCCGCACGTCGAGGCCAAGATCCTCGACGAGCTCAAGTCCCTgcgccccaccgccgccgacgacgacggcgcaccCGTCGTGTTCGACAGCGACACGCTACGGTCGGCTACATACCTGCACGCGGCGGTGCTCGAGACGCTGCGGCTGTTCCCGTCGGCGCCGTTCGAGGAgaaggaggcggccggcgacgacgtgctgCCGGGCGGCACGACGGTGGCCAAGGGCACCCGGGTGGTGTTCTGCCTCTACGCCATGGGGAGGATCGAGGGTATATGGGGCGGCGACTGCCGGGAGTTCCGGCCGGAGCGGTGGCTGACCGCCGGCGGGAAGGTCCGGCACGAGCCGAGCTACAAGTTCGCGGCGTTCAACGCCGGCCCGAGGAGTTGCCTCGGCAAGGACCTCGGGCTCAGCAACATCAagatcgccgcggcggcggtggtttaCAACTTCAGGGtggagctcgtcggcggccaTGTCGTGGAGCCCAAGGACTCGGTGGTGCTCCACACCAAGAACGGCCTCTTGGTTAGGGTCAAGAGGAGAGAAGCAGCTTGA
- the LOC102712359 gene encoding 60S ribosomal protein L18a-like protein, protein MRGGSSDEFCRCQACLGRYTLLADDENPRLAMFERRLPFFGCGIGWCCFLLGFLCPLVWYIAALLYYCKYYNRDPRERPGLAASAFLAVIFTVATIVTLSVLLIMCTQRRLNSCPS, encoded by the exons atgaggGGAG GAAGCTCGGATGAATTTTGCCGTTGCCAGGCCTGCCTTGGCAGGTACACACTACTTGCAGATGATGAAAACCCAAGATTGGCAATGTTTGAGAGACGACTTCCCTTCTTTGGTTGTGGAATTGGTTGGTGTTG TTTTCTTTTGGGTTTCTTGTGCCCCTTGGTTTGGTACATTGCAGCTCTTCTTTATTACTGCAAGTACTACAACCGGGATCCTCGAGAGCGACCTGGACTTGCTGCTTCTGCTTTTCTG GCAGTCATCTTTACAGTAGCAACTATTGTCACCCTTTCTGTTTTGCTGATAATGTGTACACAGAGACGATTGAATAGCTGTCCAAGCTAA